In a single window of the Delftia tsuruhatensis genome:
- the ubiG gene encoding bifunctional 2-polyprenyl-6-hydroxyphenol methylase/3-demethylubiquinol 3-O-methyltransferase UbiG, with product MSNAINLNADPAELEKFSSLAHRWWDPESEFKPLHQINPLRLEWIDGLAALKGRRVLDVGCGGGILADSMARKGAGEVVGIDLATKALRVAQLHALETGTPNIHYHEVSVERLAQEQPASFDVVTCMEMLEHVPDPGSVVAACAELVKPGGWVFFSTINRSVKAFGLAIVAAEYLLGMIPKGTHEYAKLIQPSELAMFARQAGLDLQASKGLQHNPITGRYWLSADTAVNYMLATRRAGE from the coding sequence ATGAGCAACGCAATCAACCTCAACGCCGACCCGGCGGAGTTGGAAAAATTCTCCAGCCTGGCCCATCGCTGGTGGGATCCGGAAAGTGAGTTCAAACCCCTGCATCAGATCAATCCGCTGCGCCTGGAGTGGATCGATGGCCTGGCGGCGCTGAAGGGGCGAAGGGTACTGGATGTGGGCTGCGGTGGCGGCATCCTGGCCGATTCCATGGCCCGCAAGGGGGCGGGGGAGGTGGTCGGCATCGATCTGGCTACCAAGGCGTTGCGGGTGGCCCAACTGCATGCGCTGGAGACCGGAACGCCCAACATCCATTACCACGAAGTCAGCGTGGAGCGCCTGGCACAGGAGCAGCCGGCTTCCTTCGATGTGGTGACCTGCATGGAAATGCTGGAGCATGTTCCCGACCCCGGCTCCGTGGTGGCGGCCTGCGCCGAGCTGGTCAAACCCGGTGGCTGGGTTTTCTTTTCCACCATCAACCGCAGCGTCAAGGCCTTCGGGCTTGCGATTGTCGCGGCCGAGTACCTGCTGGGAATGATTCCCAAGGGTACGCACGAGTACGCCAAGCTCATCCAGCCCAGCGAACTGGCCATGTTTGCCCGCCAGGCCGGCCTCGATCTGCAGGCCAGCAAGGGCCTGCAGCACAACCCCATCACCGGGCGCTACTGGCTCAGTGCCGACACCGCCGTGAACTACATGCTGGCCACGCGGCGGGCCGGGGAGTGA
- a CDS encoding HAD family hydrolase, giving the protein MWQNVQAVLFDLDGTLIDSAPDLGAAADKMRIDRGLQSLPYERYRPMAGAGGRGECWGGVRAHPGVPEFPAMREEFFRNYEQCMTKRTYAFDGVAELIDRLCAVAMPWGVVTNKSMRFTDPLTQQMPLFASAAAIISGDTTPHPKPHPAPLLEAATRIGLPPQCCIYVGDDERDIIAGKAAGMRTVAACYGYLGSASDTHLWQADAQINSPLELLKLLERS; this is encoded by the coding sequence ATGTGGCAGAACGTTCAAGCCGTGCTGTTCGACCTGGATGGCACGCTGATCGACAGCGCGCCGGACCTGGGAGCGGCTGCCGACAAGATGCGCATCGACCGAGGTCTGCAATCGCTGCCTTACGAGCGGTATCGTCCCATGGCGGGCGCGGGGGGGCGCGGGGAATGCTGGGGTGGGGTTCGGGCTCACCCCGGAGTCCCCGAGTTTCCCGCCATGCGCGAGGAGTTCTTTCGCAACTACGAGCAGTGCATGACCAAGCGCACCTACGCCTTCGATGGCGTGGCGGAACTCATCGACCGCCTGTGTGCCGTGGCCATGCCGTGGGGAGTGGTCACGAACAAGTCCATGCGCTTCACCGATCCGCTGACGCAGCAGATGCCGCTGTTCGCCAGTGCCGCAGCCATCATCAGCGGAGACACCACGCCACATCCCAAACCCCATCCCGCACCGCTGCTGGAGGCAGCCACCCGCATCGGATTGCCACCACAGTGCTGCATCTATGTGGGGGATGATGAGCGCGACATCATCGCAGGCAAGGCCGCCGGCATGAGGACCGTGGCAGCCTGCTATGGCTACCTTGGCTCCGCCAGCGACACGCACCTCTGGCAGGCCGATGCGCAAATCAATTCTCCCCTGGAGCTCTTGAAACTGCTCGAAAGGAGCTAA
- the gyrA gene encoding DNA gyrase subunit A yields MTQFAKETLPISLEEEMRRSYLDYAMSVIVGRALPDARDGLKPVHRRVLYAMHELNNDWNRPYKKSARIVGDVIGKYHPHGDSAVYDTIVRMAQDFSLRHMLVDGQGNFGSVDGDSAAAMRYTEIRLSKIAHEMLGDIDKETVDFGPNYDGSEREPLVLPSRLPNLLVNGSSGIAVGMATNIPPHNLNEVVDACLHLLQTPQASIDELMEIIPAPDFPTAGIIYGINGVKEGYRTGRGRVVMRAKCHFEDIDRGQRQAIIVDELPYQVNKKTLQERMAELVHEKKIEGISHIQDESDKSGMRLVIELKRGEVPEVVLNNLYKLTQLQDTFGMNMVALVDGQPKLCNLKDLVEVFLQHRREVVTRRTVFELRKARERGHVLEGLAVALANIDDFIAIIRNAPTPPVAKAELMARNWDSKLVREMLTRTRTDGGVVNADDYRPEGLEREFGMQADGLYRLSETQAQEILQMRLQRLTGLEQDKIVAEYKDVMSVIEDLLDILAKPERVSVIIGDELKQIKAEFGQNKMGARRSTVEYSAQDLSTEDLITPTDMVVTLSHTGYIKSQPLSEYRSQKRGGRGKQATATKEDDWIDQLFIANTHDYLLCFSNRGRLYWLKVWEVPAGSRGSRGRPIVNMFPLQDGEKINVVLPLTGEYRSFPEDHYVFMSTSMGTVKKTALDEFSNPRKAGIIAVGLDEGDFLIGAALTDGKHDVMLFSDGGKAVRFDENDVRPMGRNARGVKGMTLEDGQSVIAMLVAEDESQSVLTATENGYGKRTSIVEYTRHGRGTKGMIAIQQSERNGKVVAATLVHADDEIMLITDTGVLVRTRVSEIRELGRATQGVTLISLDEGAKLGGLQRIVENDANEAEGESTGEEAPDGGAAAEGTGEPA; encoded by the coding sequence ATGACCCAGTTTGCTAAAGAAACCCTGCCCATCAGCCTCGAAGAGGAGATGCGTCGCAGCTATCTCGATTACGCGATGAGCGTGATCGTGGGCCGGGCCCTGCCCGATGCGCGAGATGGCCTCAAGCCCGTGCATCGGCGCGTGCTGTACGCCATGCACGAGCTGAACAACGACTGGAACCGCCCCTACAAGAAGTCGGCGCGTATCGTCGGCGATGTGATCGGCAAGTACCACCCGCACGGCGACAGCGCGGTGTACGACACCATCGTGCGCATGGCGCAGGACTTCTCGCTGCGCCACATGCTGGTCGATGGGCAGGGCAACTTCGGCTCGGTGGACGGTGACAGCGCCGCGGCGATGCGCTACACCGAAATCCGCCTGTCCAAGATCGCCCACGAGATGCTGGGCGACATCGACAAGGAAACGGTGGATTTCGGCCCTAACTACGACGGCAGCGAGCGCGAACCGCTGGTGCTGCCTTCGCGGCTGCCCAACCTGCTGGTCAATGGCTCCTCGGGCATCGCGGTGGGCATGGCCACCAACATTCCGCCGCACAACCTCAACGAGGTGGTCGATGCCTGCCTGCACCTGCTGCAGACACCCCAGGCCAGCATCGATGAGCTGATGGAAATCATTCCTGCCCCGGACTTCCCGACGGCCGGCATCATCTACGGCATCAACGGCGTCAAGGAAGGCTATCGCACAGGGCGCGGGCGCGTGGTCATGCGAGCCAAGTGCCATTTCGAGGACATCGACCGCGGCCAGCGCCAGGCCATCATCGTCGATGAGCTGCCCTACCAGGTCAACAAGAAGACGCTGCAGGAGCGCATGGCCGAGCTGGTACACGAAAAGAAGATCGAGGGCATCAGCCACATCCAGGACGAGTCGGACAAGTCCGGCATGCGCCTGGTGATCGAGCTCAAGCGCGGCGAGGTGCCCGAGGTCGTTCTCAACAACCTCTACAAGCTGACCCAGCTGCAAGACACCTTCGGCATGAACATGGTGGCGCTGGTCGATGGCCAGCCCAAGCTGTGCAATCTCAAGGACCTGGTCGAGGTCTTCCTGCAGCACCGCCGCGAAGTGGTGACACGCCGCACGGTGTTCGAGCTGCGCAAGGCGCGCGAGCGCGGCCATGTGCTGGAAGGCCTGGCAGTCGCCCTGGCCAACATCGACGACTTCATCGCCATCATCCGCAATGCACCGACACCGCCGGTCGCCAAGGCCGAGCTGATGGCCCGCAACTGGGACAGCAAGCTGGTGCGCGAGATGCTGACCCGCACCCGCACCGACGGCGGCGTGGTCAATGCCGACGACTACCGTCCCGAAGGGCTGGAGCGCGAGTTCGGCATGCAGGCCGATGGCCTGTACCGCCTGTCCGAGACGCAGGCCCAGGAAATCCTGCAGATGCGCCTGCAGCGCCTGACGGGTCTGGAGCAGGACAAGATAGTCGCCGAATACAAGGACGTCATGTCCGTCATCGAGGACCTGCTGGACATCCTGGCCAAGCCCGAGCGCGTGTCGGTCATCATTGGCGACGAGCTCAAGCAGATCAAGGCCGAGTTCGGCCAGAACAAGATGGGCGCACGCCGCAGCACGGTCGAGTACAGCGCCCAGGACCTGTCCACCGAGGACCTGATCACGCCCACCGACATGGTGGTCACGCTCAGCCACACGGGCTACATCAAGAGCCAGCCGCTGTCCGAGTACCGTTCGCAAAAGCGCGGCGGGCGCGGCAAGCAGGCCACGGCGACCAAGGAAGACGACTGGATCGACCAGCTGTTCATCGCCAACACGCATGACTACCTGCTGTGCTTCTCCAACCGGGGCCGCCTCTACTGGCTCAAGGTATGGGAGGTGCCGGCGGGATCGCGCGGATCGCGCGGCCGACCCATCGTCAACATGTTCCCGCTGCAGGACGGCGAGAAGATCAACGTGGTGCTGCCCCTGACCGGCGAATACCGCAGCTTCCCGGAAGACCACTATGTGTTCATGTCCACCAGCATGGGCACCGTGAAGAAGACGGCGCTGGACGAGTTCTCCAACCCGCGCAAGGCCGGCATCATCGCCGTGGGCCTGGATGAGGGCGACTTCCTGATCGGCGCGGCGCTGACCGATGGCAAGCATGACGTGATGCTGTTCAGCGATGGCGGCAAGGCTGTGCGCTTCGACGAGAACGATGTACGCCCCATGGGTCGCAACGCCCGCGGGGTCAAGGGCATGACCCTGGAGGACGGACAGAGCGTGATCGCCATGCTGGTCGCCGAGGACGAATCGCAAAGCGTGCTCACAGCCACCGAAAACGGCTACGGCAAGCGCACCTCCATCGTCGAGTACACCCGCCACGGCCGTGGCACCAAGGGCATGATCGCCATCCAGCAATCGGAGCGCAACGGCAAGGTCGTTGCCGCCACCCTGGTCCATGCCGATGACGAAATCATGCTGATCACCGACACTGGCGTGCTGGTGCGCACCCGGGTCTCGGAAATTCGTGAACTGGGCCGTGCCACGCAGGGCGTGACGCTGATCTCGCTGGACGAAGGCGCCAAGCTCGGGGGCCTGCAGCGCATCGTCGAAAACGATGCCAACGAAGCCGAGGGCGAATCCACGGGCGAGGAAGCACCGGACGGCGGCGCAGCCGCCGAAGGCACGGGCGAGCCTGCCTGA
- the ompA gene encoding outer membrane protein OmpA gives MKKLNKVAMLFASAALATAAGAQVKAADGGKTIDNWQNGTSELVWKNGTNELCWRDANWTPATAAADCDGALKPAAAAVAPAATPAPAAPAPAPAPAPAVASKVTYSADAFFDFDKSVLKPEGKAKLDDLASKVKGINLEVVIAVGHTDSVGSDAYNQKLSVRRAEAVKAYLVSKGIEKNRVYTEGKGEKQPIADNKTKEGRAKNRRVEIEVVGTRAAQ, from the coding sequence ATGAAGAAACTGAACAAAGTGGCGATGTTGTTTGCCTCTGCTGCCCTCGCAACGGCCGCTGGTGCACAAGTGAAGGCTGCTGACGGTGGCAAGACCATCGACAACTGGCAGAACGGCACCAGCGAACTGGTGTGGAAGAACGGCACGAACGAACTGTGCTGGCGCGATGCCAACTGGACGCCCGCCACTGCAGCCGCTGACTGCGACGGCGCCCTGAAGCCTGCAGCCGCCGCTGTGGCACCTGCCGCAACGCCCGCTCCGGCTGCTCCGGCACCCGCACCCGCACCCGCACCGGCTGTGGCTTCCAAGGTGACCTACTCCGCCGACGCTTTCTTCGACTTCGACAAGTCGGTTCTGAAGCCCGAAGGCAAGGCCAAGCTGGACGACCTGGCCTCCAAGGTCAAGGGCATCAACCTGGAAGTGGTGATCGCCGTGGGTCACACCGACTCCGTCGGCTCCGACGCCTACAACCAGAAGCTGTCGGTTCGCCGCGCTGAGGCCGTGAAGGCTTACCTGGTGTCCAAGGGCATCGAAAAGAACCGCGTCTACACCGAAGGCAAGGGCGAAAAGCAGCCTATCGCCGACAACAAGACCAAGGAAGGCCGCGCGAAGAACCGCCGCGTGGAAATCGAAGTGGTCGGCACCCGCGCCGCCCAGTAA